A single Cyclopterus lumpus isolate fCycLum1 chromosome 15, fCycLum1.pri, whole genome shotgun sequence DNA region contains:
- the grem2a gene encoding gremlin-2 — MLWRITIPVILAGVFCITAETKKHRPQGSIPSPYKTKGNLSSERHHRLLQQKPEVLSSSREALVVTERRYLRRDWCKTQPLRQTISEEGCRSRTVVNRFCYGQCNSFYIPRHMGPSSGEGQNRGQASGSGRKSHNKAQEPFQSCSFCRPHRITQLTVRLDCPDLQPPFRHRKVQRVKQCRCMSVDVSGHGKL, encoded by the coding sequence ATGCTGTGGAGAATAACTATCCCAGTCATACTGGCTGGGGTATTCTGCATCACTGCAGAGACCAAAAAGCACCGGCCCCAGGGATCCATCCCGTCCCCGTACAAGACCAAAGGGAACCTGTCCTCAGAACGTCACCACCGGCTATTGCAGCAGAAACCAGAGGTGCTGTCCTCCAGCCGAGAGGCCCTGGTGGTGACGGAGCGTCGCTACCTTCGCAGGGACTGGTGCAAGACTCAACCCCTCCGTCAGACGATCAGCGAGGAGGGCTGCCGCAGCCGCACCGTGGTCAACCGCTTTTGCTACGGCCAGTGCAACTCCTTCTACATTCCCCGCCACATGGGCCCGAGCTCGGGTGAAGGACAGAATCGAGGCCAAGCCTCGGGCTCTGGAAGGAAAAGCCATAACAAGGCCCAGGAGCCGTTCCAGTCCTGCTCCTTCTGCAGGCCACACCGCATCACACAGCTCACGGTGCGGCTAGACTGCCCGGACCTGCAGCCCCCGTTCAGACACCGTAAGGTGCAGAGGGTCAAACAGTGTCGCTGCATGTCTGTAGATGTGAGCGGCCATGGGAAACTGTGA
- the rgs7a gene encoding regulator of G-protein signaling 7a, with amino-acid sequence MAQTNSGGQGTNGVADESPNMIVYRKMEEVIARMQDEKNGIPIRTVKSFLTKIPSVFSGSEIVQWMIKNLDIEDQVEALHLGTLMAAHGYFFPISDHVLTLKDDGTFYRFQTPYFWPSNCWEPENTDYAVYLCKRTMQNKARLELADYEAESLARLQRAFARKWEFIFMQAEAQAKVDKKRDKIERKILDSQERAFWDVHRPVPGCVNTTEVDIKKSSRMKNPHKTRKSVYGLQNDIRTHSPTHTPAPEAKQPTEEELQEQISFWQLQLDRHRLKMSKVAESLLAYTEQYIEYDPFLTPPDPSNPWISDDATLWELEASKEPGQQRVKRWAFGIDEVLKDPVGREQFLKFLESEFSSENLRFWLAVQELKKRPIREVPTRVQEIWQEFLAPGAPSAINVDSKSYGKTTQNVKDPGRYAFEDAQEHIYKLMKSDSYSRFIRSSAYQELLQAKKKKSKNLF; translated from the exons ATGGAGGAAGTAATAGCACGCATGCAGGATGAGAAAAATGGCATCCCCATCCGAACAGTGAAAAGTTTTCTAACCAAGATCCCCAGTGTTTTTTCAG GTTCTGAAATTGTACAGTGGATGATCAAGAATCTGGACATTGAAGATCAAG TGGAAGCTCTTCACCTAGGAACTCTGATGGCTGCACATGGTTACTTCTTCCCCATCTCAGACCACGTCCTCACGCTCAAAGACGATGGCACTTTCTATAGGTTTCAG ACGCCATACTTTTGGCCATCAAACTGCTGGGAACCAGAAAACACAGACTATG CTGTTTACCTCTGCAAAAGAACAATGCAAAATAAAGCACGTCTGGAGCTTGCAGACTATGAAGCG GAGAGCTTAGCAAGGCTACAGAGGGCTTTCGCCAGGAAATGGGAGTTCATTTTTATGCAAGCAGAAGCACAAGCGAA AGTGGataagaaaagagacaaaattGAGAGGAAGATTCTCGACAGTCAGGAAAGAGCATTCTGGGACGTGCACAGACCAGTG CCTGGATGTGTGAACACGACGGAAGTCGACATAAAGAAGTCGTCCAGAATGAAAAACCCCCACAAAACCAGAAAG TCTGTGTATGGGCTGCAGAACGATATCCGTACCCACAGCCCGACCCACACTCCCGCCCCAGAGGCCAAGCAGCCGACAGAAGAAGAACTGCAGGAACAG ATCTCCTTTTGGCAATTGCAATTAGACAGACATCGACTGAAAATGTCCAAAGTGGCAGAGAG TTTGCTGGCCTACACAGAGCAGTACATCGAATACGACCCCTTCCTCACGCCCCCAGATCCATCAAACCCCTGGATCTCAGATGACGCCACTCTCTGGGAGCTTGAAGCCAG CAAGGAGCCGGGCCAGCAGAGGGTGAAGAGGTGGGCCTTCGGCATCGATGAGGTTCTCAAAGATCCGGTGGGACGAGAGCAGTTCCTCAAGTTCCTGGAGTCTGAGTTCAGCTCAGAGAATCTCAG GTTCTGGCTGGCGGTCCAGGAACTAAAGAAGCGTCCCATCAGAGAAGTTCCAACCCGGGTTCAGGAGATCTGGCAGGAGTTTCTGGCCCCCGGAGCACCCAGTGCCATCAACGTGGACTCTAAGAGCTACGGCAAAACCACCCAGAACGTCAAAGATCCCGGACGCTACGCCTTTGAGGATGCACAG GAACACATCTACAAGTTGATGAAGAGTGATTCCTACAGCCGGTTCATCCGCTCCAGTGCCTACCAGGAGTTATTACAGGCAAAGAAGAAG AAAAGTAAGAATTTGTTCTGA